CCTCGATGAGGTCCCGGGCCAGCTGGGCCAGCACCGAGTCGAGCGCCGCCCGGGCCCGGTGCCGCGGGTCGTCGCGGATGTCGCCCACCCACCGCACCAGCTCGAGGTGGATGCGCGACACGATCCGTTCGTTGACGCTCTGGGGCGCCCACCACGGCGCCCGCTCGCCCAGCACGTCCGTGACGGTGTCCGGGTTGTCCACCAGCCACCCGTGCAGCTCGTCGAGCACCAGGTCGACGAGCCCGTGGTGCAGGTCGTCGCGCATCGCCTCGGTGAGCAGGTTGCCCAGCAGCGGCGAGATCGGCTCCTCACGGAACCGCGGGAACAGCGCGTCCTCGACGAGGCTGCGCACGTGCTCGTCGCGCACCTTGTCCAGCCCGGCGGCCACGACCTCGGCGGCCTCGTCGACCACGCGGCGCGCGTGCTCCGGGACCGCCAGCCAGGCGGCCACGCGGGCGGCCACCTGCGCGGCCCCGACCCGCTCGCGCACCACGGCCTCCTGGAGGAAGTTCTCGCCGACGAACTCCTGCAGGCCCCGGCCCAGGTCGTCCTTGCGGCGCGGGATCAGCGCGGTGTGCGGGATCGGCAGCCCCAGCGGGTGCCGGAACAGCGCCGTCACCGCGAACCAGTCGGCGATCGCGCCCACCATCGAGGCCTCGGCGCCGGCGTTGACGAATCCCCAGAACCCGTCGGCCTCGCGGGTCAGCGCGTAGACCACGGCGGCGAGGAGCAGGAGGCCCAGCGCGACGCTGCGCATCCTGCGCAGCCCGCGGCGGCGCTCGGCGTCCTGCGAGGTGTCGGTGCGGGGGGAGGCGGCGGTGGCCGTGTCGGTGCTCATCAGGGGGTGATTCTCACCTACGGCCGGCTGGTGCGAGACTTCCCCGCATGTCGGCACCCACCTCCGAGGCCCGCACGGTCATCACCTTCGGGACCTTCGACGTCTTCCACGTCGGGCACCTGCGCGTCATCGAACGCGCGGCGGCCCTCGGCGACCGGCTCGTGGTGGGGGTCTCCGCCGACGAGCTGAACATCCGCAAGAAGGGCCGCGAGCCCGTCTTCAGCGAGGGCGAGCGGATGGCGATCGTCGCCGCGCTCAAGCCCGTGCACGCGGTCTTCCTCGAGGAGAGCCTCGAGCTCAAGCGTGAGTACATCCTCGAGCACGGCGCCCACGTGCTGGTGATGGGCGACGACTGGGAAGGCCGCTTCGACGAGTTCCGCGACATCTGCGACGTCGTCTACCTGCCGCGTACGCCCGCGATCTCGACCACCGCGCTCATCGAGAAGATCTCCGCCACCGGCTGAGGCGTTTGTGCCTCTGCCCCGGGGGCAGGCTGCTCCCGACACCCTCCTGCCTGCAAGGAACCTCATGCGCCGTCGCACCACCTCGCTCACCATGCTCGCCACGACGCTGGTCACGGTGGTGGCCACCGCGATGAGCACGGGACTGGCGCCGGGCGCCACCGGGTCCGGATCGGCCGCGGCCGCGGCCTCGGCCCGCCCGCTGAGCGGCGCTGCCGCCAGCACCGGCCCGGACCGGGTGCTGACGCGGGCGCGCTCCGCGCTCGGCCTGGAGGGCCAGGACCCGAAGTCCCGCGCCCCCGGGTCGCCCGTGGGTGAGCGCCGGGACGCGACCCTGGCGCTGCGGGACCTGGCCGTGGCCCTGCCCCAGCTCGACGCCGAGCAGCGCCGCGAGGGCGAGTCCCTCCTGGCCCGGCCCACCGACGGCAGCAGCGACCCCATCGGCCAGGGCTACAGCAGCAGGTCCAAGAAGCTGTGCGGCGGCAACGTCTGCGTCCACTACGTCACCCAGGGCGCCGACGCCCCGCGGAACAAGAAGTGGGTCCGCACGACCCTGTCGGTGATGAACAAGGTCTGGAAGTTCGAGACCGGCAAGCTCGGCTACCGCACGCCGGTCAGCGACCGCAGCCTGCCGAAGAAGAAGAACGGCGGCAACGGCAAGTTCGACGTCTACCTCAAGGAGCTCAGCTCGCAGCGGCTGTACGGCTACTGCGCCCCCGAGTACGTCGTGAAGGGCAACAAGCGCCTGGCCAACGGCTACTGCGTGCTCGACGACGACTTCGCCAAGGCGGAGTACGGGCGCAAGCCGCTGGACACCCTGCGCGTCACGGCGGCCCACGAGTTCTTCCACGCGATCCAGTTCAACTACGACTACCGCGAGGACCGGTGGCTCATGGAGTCCACGGCCACGTGGATCGAGGAGCGCTTCGCCGACGACGTCGACGACAACCGGCAGTACCTGAAGGTCGGCCAGGTCCGCGGCCCGCACAAGCCGCTGGACATCTTCGACACCACCTACGGCTACCACTACGGCAACTGGGCCTGGTGGGAGTTCCTGAGCCAGAAGTACGGGAGCTCGATCGTGTCGAAGGTGTGGAAGCAGGCCGGGCAGTACCGCGGCGCCGGGCGCACCTACTCCACCAAGGCCCTGACCCGGGTGCTCAAGAGCAAGCGGGGCTTCACGCGCGACTACGCCCAGTTCGCCGCGGTCAACAACAACCCGAAGCAGTTCTACTCCGAGGGCAAGCACTGGCCCGAGGCCGTCAACATCGGCACCCTCGCGCTGTCCAAGTCCAGCCCCTCGGCCTCGAAGTCCGCGTCGGTGGACCACATGTCGGCCCAGAACATCGACATCACCCCGGCCAGCGAGATCAAGGGCAACGCCTGGCGGGTGCGGCTCTCGCTCGCGGGGCCGGGCGCCTCATCGAAGCCGATGGCGGCCGTGCTCGTGCAGAACAAGCAGGGCCGGTGGGGCCAGAAGCTGATCCGCTTCAACCGCAAGGGCAAGGCGAAGGTCTCGGTGCCGTTCTCGGCCCGCAAGATCGACGCGGTCACGGTCTCGTTCGTCAACGCCTCGACCAGCTTCGACTGCAACGAGGGCCGGCCCTACTCCTGCTCCGGCATCGCCAAGCACGACGACAAGCCGTTCCGGGTCGTGGCGAAGGCCTACCGGCGCTGAGTGGTCAGGGGCCCGTCGACCAGGTCCCCGACGGCTCCCACGAGCCCCAGCGCCGCCTGGCCCACGGGCTGGGTGGCGCCGCCGCTCGCTGCGTCGAGCGTGCCGACGACCGTCGTCGCGACCGGCGTCAGCACCGACGACACGGGCCCGTCCGGCTCCGGCTCGCTGGGCTTGCCGGGGCCGGGAGCAGCGGGCGGCTGGACCGGGCCGGCGCCGGGCTCCGCACCGGGTGCGGCGCCGGGCGCTGAGGGGCCCGGGCCCGGGGCGTCCGGGACCGCGGGCGCGCTCGGTGCCGCAGCGCCGGATCCGACGCTGCGCCCCTGCGCGGGCGGGACGGCAGGAGCGAGCGTCGTACGAGGCTGGGGGCGCACTCGGACCCCGGGCAGCACGCGCTGCTCCGCGGACGACACGACGTCGCCGGTGCCGAGGTCGGGCAGCACGTCGACGACGGTGGTGGTCACGACCAGGGCGGCGACGAAGGCGGCCGCTCCGACGGCGACCCCGGTGTAGCCGAGACGGAGGTCCCGGTCGCGTCGGGTCCGCACCCGCGCTCGCCGCACCGTCACGTCTGCCCCGTCCCTCGTCCTGGCCCCCAGCGCGCACACGTTAGCGCCCGTTCAGGGGGGCCGCAGGCGAACGACACCCGGTGTAGACAATTCGTGACCAGCAGCGGGCCGAGCAGTCACTTTCGCACCATCGACGAGTCACTTCTGCACCATCCACCGGTCACGACCCTCCAGGGGCTGTTCCCGCGTGACTGCTCGGTGGTGCAGAAATGACCGCTCGGTGGTGCAGAAGTGACCGCTCGCGCGTCAGCGCACCTGGATGTGGGGGGCGCGGGGGTCGGGGTGGGCGACGATCTCGCCGACGACGGGGTGTCCGGGCAGCTCCCCCGCGACCAGCAGGCCGCCGGAGGTCTGGGCGTCGGCCAGCAGCACCAGCTCGTCCTCGCCGACGCCGGCGTCGAGGTGCGGACGGACCCAGTCGAGGTTGCGCCGGCTGCCGCCGGGCACGAAGCCGGCGGCGTACGACGCCCGCGTCGGCTCCAGGTAGGGCACGGCCGCCGCGTCGATCACGGCGCCGACGCCGCTGGCCCGGCACATCTTGTGCAGGTGGCCCAGCAGCCCGAAGCCGGTCACGTCGGTGGCGCAGACGGCGCCGGCGGCCAGTGCGGCGCGAGAGGCGTCGCGGTTGAGGGTGGTCATCACCTCGACCGCCTCGGCGAAGACCTCCCCGGTGGTCTTGTGCCGGTTGTTCAGCACCCCGAGGCCCAGCGGCTTGGTCAGGGTCAGCGGGGTGCCCGGGACGGCCGCGTCGTTGCGCAGCAGCCGGGCCGGGTCGGCGATCCCGGTGACCGCCAGGCCGTACTTGGGCTCGGGGTCGTCGATGCTGTGGCCCCCGGCCAGGAGGCACCCGGCCTCCGCACACACCGCCGCTCCCCCGCGCAGCACCTCGGCCGCGACCTCGAAGGGGATCCGGTCGCGCGGCCAGGCGAGCAGGTTGACCGCGACC
This Nocardioides dokdonensis FR1436 DNA region includes the following protein-coding sequences:
- a CDS encoding DUF445 domain-containing protein, yielding MSTDTATAASPRTDTSQDAERRRGLRRMRSVALGLLLLAAVVYALTREADGFWGFVNAGAEASMVGAIADWFAVTALFRHPLGLPIPHTALIPRRKDDLGRGLQEFVGENFLQEAVVRERVGAAQVAARVAAWLAVPEHARRVVDEAAEVVAAGLDKVRDEHVRSLVEDALFPRFREEPISPLLGNLLTEAMRDDLHHGLVDLVLDELHGWLVDNPDTVTDVLGERAPWWAPQSVNERIVSRIHLELVRWVGDIRDDPRHRARAALDSVLAQLARDLIEDPGTRERAERLKDRLLDRPQVLETAVALWDALRRALTGSLADPEGAVRTRLLLEVDRFAQRLVDEPELRARLDGAAAEAAVFVVERYGDEVTTVITHTIERWDGAEAADRIELHVGRDLQFIRINGTIVGGLVGVLIHTLDVLLP
- a CDS encoding adenylyltransferase/cytidyltransferase family protein yields the protein MSAPTSEARTVITFGTFDVFHVGHLRVIERAAALGDRLVVGVSADELNIRKKGREPVFSEGERMAIVAALKPVHAVFLEESLELKREYILEHGAHVLVMGDDWEGRFDEFRDICDVVYLPRTPAISTTALIEKISATG
- a CDS encoding MXAN_6640 family putative metalloprotease, translating into MRRRTTSLTMLATTLVTVVATAMSTGLAPGATGSGSAAAAASARPLSGAAASTGPDRVLTRARSALGLEGQDPKSRAPGSPVGERRDATLALRDLAVALPQLDAEQRREGESLLARPTDGSSDPIGQGYSSRSKKLCGGNVCVHYVTQGADAPRNKKWVRTTLSVMNKVWKFETGKLGYRTPVSDRSLPKKKNGGNGKFDVYLKELSSQRLYGYCAPEYVVKGNKRLANGYCVLDDDFAKAEYGRKPLDTLRVTAAHEFFHAIQFNYDYREDRWLMESTATWIEERFADDVDDNRQYLKVGQVRGPHKPLDIFDTTYGYHYGNWAWWEFLSQKYGSSIVSKVWKQAGQYRGAGRTYSTKALTRVLKSKRGFTRDYAQFAAVNNNPKQFYSEGKHWPEAVNIGTLALSKSSPSASKSASVDHMSAQNIDITPASEIKGNAWRVRLSLAGPGASSKPMAAVLVQNKQGRWGQKLIRFNRKGKAKVSVPFSARKIDAVTVSFVNASTSFDCNEGRPYSCSGIAKHDDKPFRVVAKAYRR
- the selD gene encoding selenide, water dikinase SelD; translation: MTTHPAPGDPGTLRLTQYASGGGCACKVPPGELERVLSGLPLAAGDDLLVGLEHGDDGAVVRLDGERAIVLTTDFFTPVVDDAFDWGRIAAANALSDVYAMGGEPLVAVNLLAWPRDRIPFEVAAEVLRGGAAVCAEAGCLLAGGHSIDDPEPKYGLAVTGIADPARLLRNDAAVPGTPLTLTKPLGLGVLNNRHKTTGEVFAEAVEVMTTLNRDASRAALAAGAVCATDVTGFGLLGHLHKMCRASGVGAVIDAAAVPYLEPTRASYAAGFVPGGSRRNLDWVRPHLDAGVGEDELVLLADAQTSGGLLVAGELPGHPVVGEIVAHPDPRAPHIQVR